CCGCGCGGAGTTCGTCGCGGCGGTGGACGAGGTAGACGGTGTCCGCGAACTTCGTGAGGAAGTCGGCCTCCTCGGCGGCCGCGTCGCCGCCGCCGACGACGACCATGTCCTCGCCGCGGAAGAACGCGCCGTCGCAGGTCGCACACGTCGACACGCCGTACCCCATCAGTTCGTCCTCGCCGGGGATGCCGAGCGTGCGAGCGCTCGCGCCCGACGCCGCGATGACGGCGTCCGCGGTGTACACGTCGCCGTTCGCGAGTTCGACGCGGAACGGTCGCTGGGACTCGTCGACGTGCTCGACGACGCCGTGTTCGACCTCGGCGCCGAAGCGCTTGGCCTGCTCTTTCATGTTGTTGATGAGTTCGGGGCCGGAGAGTCCCTCGGGGAAACCGGGGTAGTTCTCGACTTCCGTCGTGAGCGTGAGTTGGCCGCCGGGTTCGTCGCCCTCGAACAGCAGCGGGTCGTTGTTCGAGCGCGCCGCGTAGATGCCCGCCGTGAGCGCCGCGATACCAGTCCCGACGACGACGAGTTCGCGGTGTTCGACCACGTCGTCGGGTTCGCCGCCGTCCGTGACGAGGCCGAGTTTCTCGTCGAGTTCGCCGGTCTGGTCGAGTTCGTGGGTGTCGTCCCACCCGCCGATGAATTCGTCGTCGATGAACACCTCGGGCGCGGTCTCGCGGCCGTTCGCGCGCTCTTTCATCTCCGCGAACAGTTCCTCGTCACCGGTGACGTTGTACGTCTCGTAGTCGACGCCCTTCGCGTCGAAGAGGTCTTTGGCCTTCTCGCAGTACGTGCAGTTCGTCTTCGTGTAAATCTCTACGCGCGGCGTCTCGCTCATGTCTCTACTTCGACGGTCGGGCCGTTTGTAGATTCCGCTGACCGACGACGCCGCCGGTAGTTGTGCGCGGAGCGCGCACGACCGCTCGAACCCAAGCACTTACCGCCGTCGTCGCCCGAACGCAGACTATGCCCGCCGACCTCCACGAGAAGATGGACCGCTACGAGGGACTGCTCGCCGAGGCGCTCGCCGAGGCCGAACCGGTCGCCCCCGAGGGGACGCCGCTGGACGACGCCGCAGCCGAGTACGAGGAGATGGCGCGCTCCTACCTCGACGACGGGCGGCACTTCAAGGAACACGACGACCCCGTGAACGCGCTCGCCGCGTTCTCCTACGGGCACGCGTGGCTGGACGCCGGCGCGCGCATCGGCCTGTTCGACGTGCCCGAGTCCGGCCACCTGTTCACCGTCTGAGGCGCGCGTCGGCGCCGAGCGCAGGACGCGAGTAGGGTGGTTTTACGTTACTCCGCCGCGACGTGGCGGGCAATGGAGGCCGCGCTCTGGTACGTGTTGACCGGGACGCGAGGCGGACCCAACCGGGTGCGTCTCCTGCGTGCCGTGAACGAGCGGCCGCGAAACGCGAACCAGCTCGCAGAGGACTTAGACCTCGACTACAAGACGGTTCGTCACCACCTAGAGGTGCTCGTGGACAACGACATCGTGGAGTCGAGTGGCGACGACTACGGGGCGGTCTACCTGCCGACCGACAGGGCGCGCACGCACTGGGAGACGGTCGAAGACATCATCGAGGAGGTCGACTAATGACGCACTCTGGGCGAAACACGGCCGAATTTGGGAAAGCGTATAACTGTCGGAGTTGCCAACGGTGGTGTAGATGACAGTCTGGGCTGACGTGTCGCGGGTCGCGATGGGGGTGAACGTCGTCTTGCTCGCGGTACTGTGTACCATCTGGTTCCGGAACTACCGGCAGTTCGGCTCCAAGCACACGCTCGGACTGTTCCTGTTCGGCCTGCTGTTACTCGGGGAGAACGCCCTCGGCCTCTACTACTTCATGATGCACGACACGCTCGCGGGCTGGTTCGGCGGCCTCCCGCAGCTCGCGGCGACGGCACTGCTGGCGCTGCGCCTCCTCGAAACCGTCGCCATCGCGTTCCTCGTCTGGGTCACCTGGGACTGAGCCCGCCGACTCTTCGCCGCCGCCTTCTCCCGCACCCGTCGACACTGCCTGTCGACGGCCGTGGCTCGCCGACGTATCTAGTAGCGGATATTGCCGATAGAAGTCGTGTGGGGCGCATTCCGAACAGTTTCCGGGGGAAATTGGGTGTCAGTTCGGAAAATCGTCTTTAAATGGGTCTCCGTCGTGGGGAGTATGCGGCAACGCATCCAGGCACTGGCGTTAGCACTCGTGGTCGTGGCCTCCGCGTTCGCGGTGGGGCCGACGACCGCGGCGGCCGACGGGGCCGCGACATCGAATCACGCGTCGGTGACGTTCGACGCGCAGACGAGCGGCGGCTACACCGTCACCGTCGACTCGGTGACACTCGAAGACGGCGGTTTCGTCACGATACACGACGCCTCCGTCACTGAGGGCGACGTACTCGCGAGCGTCGTCGGGTCCTCCGACTACCTCGAAGCGGGCACGCACGAGAACGTCACCGTGCGCCTCGACCAGCCCGTGAGCGAGGACGCGACGCTCGTCGCGATGCCTCACAAGGACACCGACGGCGACCGCGTCTACGAGTTCGTCTCCACCAGCGGCGGCGCGGACGGCCCGTACACCGCCGACGGGAGCGCCGTCGTGGACACGGCGGACGTCACCGTCTCGGCGTCCGTCTCGATGAGCGACCAGCCGACTGACGGCAACACCATCGTCCTCGACCGCGTCGAACTCTCCGAATCCGGGTTCGTCGCCGTCCACGACTCGACGGTGCTCGACGGCGCCGTCTTCGACAGCGTCGTCGGCCACAGCGAGTACCTCGAAGCGGGCGTCCACGAGAACGTCCGCGTCACGCTCGACGAGGAAGTCGGCAACGAGACGCTGATTCCGATGTCGCACATGGACACGAACGACGACCAGTCGTACTCGTTCGTGGAGAGCGACGGCGCGAACGACGGACCGTTCACGAACATGGCCGGTGACGCCGTCGTCACCACCGCGTCCGTGACCGCCGCACAGGAGGCGTCCGCGACGTTCGACGCCCAGACCAGCGGCGGGAACGCGGTCGTCGTGGACTCCGTGTTCGTGCCGGAAGGCGGGTTCGTCACGATGCACGACGCCACCGTCACCGAGGGCGCCGTCTTCGACAGCGTCCGCGGCACGAGCGACTACCTCGAACCCGGCCTCCACCGGAACGTCGTGGTGCGCCTCGACAGCCCTCTCAACGAGACCGGCGCGCTCGTCGCGATGCCCCACATGGACACTGACGGCGACCAGACCTACGACTTCGTGAGTAGCGAAGGCGGCGACGACGGCCCGTACACGGCTGACGGCGGCGCGGTCGTCGACAGCGGCGAGGTGACCGTCTCCGCGTCGGTCGCCTACGACACGCAGGAGTCCGACGGCAACACCGTCACCATCGACCGCGTCGACCTCTCCGAACCCGGCTTCGTCGCGATTCACGACCCGAGCGTCGGCGCCGGCGAGGTGTTCGACAGCGTGCTCGGGCACAGCGCGTACCTCGAAGCGGGCGTCCACACCGACGTGACCGTGACGCTCGACGAGGCAGCGAACGAGTCCCAGACGCTCGTCGCGATGCCGCACATGGACACTGACGGCGACGGCAACTACACGTTCGTCGAGAGCGAGGGCGGCGCCGACGGGCCGTTCACCGCGAACGGCGGCGCCGTCGTCGACGCCGGCAACACCATCGTCACCGCGAACGTCGTCGCGTCGAATCAGGACAGCGACGGCACGACGGTCACCGTCGACTCGGTGACGCTCGCGGACGGCGGCTTCGTCACGATTCACGACGCGAGCGTGACGGAGGGCGAAGTCTTCGAGAGCGTGCGCGGCACGAGCGACTACCTCGCGCCCGGCACGCACGAGAACGTCACCATCGAACTCGACAGCGCGCTGAGCGGCGACGCGACGGTCGTCCCGATGGCCCACATGGACACCGACGGCGACCAGACCTACGACTTCGTGAGCAGTGACGGCGCCGACGACGGCCCGTACACGGCCGCCGGCAGCCCGGTCGTCACCACCGCGATGCTCGACCTGCCCGCCACCGCGTCCGTGACCTTCGACGACCAGTCGTCGATGAGTGACCGCGTCACCGTGCAGGAAGCCACGCTCAGCGAGGGCGGCTTCGTCGTCATCCACGCCAGCGACGACGGCGCGCCCGGCGAAGTCCTCGGGCACACCGCCTACCTCGAAGCGGGCACGCACGAGGACCTCGACATCCAACTGATGAGCGAGATTTCCGGCGAGACCGAACTCATCGCGATGGCGCACGTCGACTCCGACGGCGACCGGACCTACGAGTTCCCGGACGCCGACGGTCCGTACACGATGGACGGGAGCGCCGTCGTCGACGCCGGCACCGTCTCGGTCGGCTCGATGGACACCACCGAGATGACGGAGACCACCGAGATGATGGACGAGACGACGGCTGACGACGACGAATCCGGCGGCGACACGCCCGGCTTCGGCGTCGCCGTCGCGCTCGTCGCAGTCCTCGGCGCGGCGCTGCTCGCGCTCCGCGAGTAAGCACCGACTACCCGCGTTTCGACCCGCGAACTATCGCACCCCTTCTTTTCCGCCGGCCCCGTACACCGACGCGTGTTCGACGACCGCGAAGCCGCCGGCCGCGAACTCGCCGCCCTGCTCGCCGAGCGCGGCGTCGCCCCAGACGTCGTGCTCGCCGTGCCCCGGGGCGGCCTGCCGGTCGGGCGGATGGTCGCCGACCGCTTCGACGTCCCGCTCGACGTGGTCGCGGCGAAGAAACTCGGCGCGCCCGGCAACCCCGAACTCGCCATCGGCGCCGCCGCCAGCGACGGCACCGTCTGGGTGAACGACGACCTCGTCGCGCGCCTCGGCGTCGACAGCGACTACCTCGCGGCCGAACGCGAGCGAGCCGCCGAAACCGCCCGCGAGAAGGTCGACGCGTACCGCGCCGACCGTCCGCCGCTCGACCTCGTCGGCCTGACGGTCGCCGTCGTGGACGACGGCGTGGCGACCGGCGCGACGACCCGGGCCTGCATCGAGTCGGTGCGCGCGATGGGCGCCGCCCGCGTCGTGCTCGGTGTACCCGTCGGTCCCCAGGACACGCTCGACGAACTCGCCGGCGTCGCCGACAGCGTGGTCTGCGTCGAGACGCCGGGGTGGTTCGGCGCCGTCGGGCAGGCCTACCGGGACTTCTCACAGGTCTCGGACGCCGACGCGATGGCGTACCTCGACGACGGCGAGTGACCGCCGCGGGTTCGAGGGGCGACAAAGTTTTTCTGACCGCCCGACGACGCGCTACGTATGGCTCACGAGGCGTACGTGCAACTCACCTGTCCGGAATGCCAGAAACACTGGGAGAGTACGCCCAGCGACCTCCCGAAACACGACCAGAACTTCTCCTGTCCGAACTGTCACGCGACCCGCCGCACGGCGGAGTTCATGCGGACGGACCGCGACCTCGAGAACCTCAAGAACCTCCAGTAATCAGACCGCCGACCGCGCGCCACACGCCTCGCAGTGGAGGCGTTCGGTGTCGTCCTCGGTGACGAGGTTCGTGTCCGGGAGCCCGCACTCGGGACACGTGACGTACGTTTCGACGTACTCGTCGAGCACCGCCTCGACGCGGTCCCCGTCGAACTCGCCGGTGAGGCGGGCGCGCCCGCTCTCGTCGATCTGCGCGCTCGTCCCGAGTTCGTTCTGGATGAACTTCAGGACGTGGTCCTGTTCGCGCCCGAGGCGGTCGAGCGTCGACTGGAAGTTCTCGTACACCGTGACGTTCCCCTCCTTGCGGACGTTCGGCTCCGGTACCTCGAATCGGCTCTCGCTGCCCGCGATGTCCGGCTTCTGGTCCATCGCGCGGTCGAGTTGCTCTTCGTAGTCCATACCCGAGCGGAGTAGCGGCCCGCACAAAAGCCTTTCATCGCCAGCGTCGGATACGCGTTACAACCTCCCTAGGGTTTACGAACGGCCGTGTCAACGGTTCTCAGGATAATACTATAACCCCGTGCCCGTTAGAATCGGGTGTCATGAAGAAGCAGGAGCTCATCCATCTTCACGGCCTTCTCGCGGAGGTCGGGAACTACTACGAACAGCGAGAGAACGAGGACATCCCGCTCGACGAGTACGAGGAACTCGGCGTACGCCCGACATCCATCCACAAATCCAAGACCGACCACAAAGCAGCAGTGTTCGCACTGGCAGGCGGCATCACCTCTACGATGCACGGCGAAGAGACGGAAGACGCCGTCCCCGCCTCCGCCGACTAAGCAGTCCGACGCGACGACCCCTCACGACACAACACCGCCCAGCGGCGGCGCCGTCACGCGGACGCGCCGTCGTCGAAACCGCCGTCCCCGACCGCCTCGCCGTCCTCGTCTCCTCCCGACTCCTCCTCGACGACCTCGACCGACAGCACCTCCAGTGGGATGTTCTCCAGTCGCTTCCCGATCTCCTTTCGCGCGATGCGCGAGGCGTGTTCCTCGCGCTCGACGTTGAACACCGTCATCTCCAGTTCGAGCGCGACCAGACTCTCGTCGGCCGCGACGAACGCCGGCTGGAGGTCGTCGCCGCAGTGCGGGCAGGACCGCTCGCCCATGTCTATCTCGACGTAGTTCAGGTCCGGGTTCAACATCTCCCCGGTCTTCGAGATGGCGATGCGAACGGCCTCGTCTGCGGACTGCACGTCGTACACGGGGACTGCAGCCTCGACGACCACCCGACAATCCATGACTACGTGACGTGTTCGCAGGCAACGTAGAAGAAATTTGGCCCGGAACCGACGCCGACTTCCCCGCCGGCGACGAACCTCGTCTCGATGGAACGCGGCGCGATTCCCGTCGACGACGTGCCGGGCGCGGTCGACCTCCAGTCCACGCTGGAGAGCGGCCAGACGTACCTCTGGTGGCGGCCCGACGGCGCCACCTACGAGACCGACGGCGCGTACGGCGGCGACGCCTGGTACCGCACCGTCGTCGGCGACGACGTGGTCGAAGCCCGACAGACCGAGGACGCAATCGAGTGGCGTGCCACGACGGACGCCGCCGACCTCGTTCGCGACCTGCTCGGCCTCCGCGACGACCTCCGCGAGATTCGGCGCGCCGCCACCGAGGACGACCTCGCGCAGGCCGCGTGGGACGCCTACGACGGCCTCCGAATCGTCCGCGACCCCTTCTTCGGTTGCCTGATTTCGTTCATCTGCTCGGCCCAGATGCGCGTCGAACGCATCTTCGCGATGCAGGAGTCCCTGCGCGCCGAGTACGGCGACCCCATCGACTTCGACGGCGAGACGGTCTACGGCTTCCCGCGACCGGAGACGCTCGCCGAGGCCACCGAGGACGACCTCCGCGACCTGAAACTCGGCTACCGCGCGCCCTACGTCCAGCGCACCGCCGAGATGGTCGCGTCGGGCGAACTCACCGAGGAGGACGTCCGGGGTCGAGCGTACGAACTCGCGCGCGAGAAACTCACGGGGTTCGTCGGCGTCGGCGACAAAGTCGCGGACTGCGTGCTCCTGTTCTCGCTGGGCTACCTCGAAGCCGTCCCCCTCGACACGTGGATGCAGACCGCCATCGAGGACCACTACCCGGACTGCGACCGCGGGAACTACGCCGACACCTCGCGGGCGTTCCGCGAGCGACTGGGGCCGTACGCCGGCTATACACAAACCTACCTCTTCCACTACCTCCGGTCGGGCGGCGAGTAGCGAGCGCGCCGTAGTTTTTTCGCGGTGTCCGCCGTAGCGCCTCGCATGGCCGACGACACGCGCGCTCACGTCTTCGTTTCCGGGAAGGTCCAGGGCGTCTATTACCGCGCGAACACCCGCGACGCCGCCGAAGAGCACGGCGTCGAGGGGTGGGTTCGGAATCTCCGGGACGGCCGCGTCGAGGCCGTCTTCGAGGGGGCCGAGGACGCCGTCGAGTCGATGGTGGAGTGGTGCCACGAGGGCAGTCCTGCGGCGCGCGTCGAGGGCGTCGACGTGGAGTACGGCGACCCGGAGGGCGTCGAGGGCTTCGAGGTTCGGCGGTGAGTCGCCCACGGATTTAGGGTGGGCGGCGTCGAACGTCCGGGCATGATTACGAGCGACCGGATGGCCGCCGTCGACCGGAACGCCGAGGCGGTCGGCGTCCCCCGGAAGCAGTTGATGGAGTCCAGCGGGAACGCCGTCGCCCGCGAGGTGCGCGAGGTGGCGGACGCTGGCGCGAGCGTCGCAATCGTCGCCGGGCGCGGGAACAACGGCGGGGACGCGTTCGTCGCCGCGCGCTTCCTCGACGACTACGACGCGACCGTCCACCTGCTCGGGCGCCCCGAGTCCATCGCGACCGACATCAGCCGCGAGAACTGGGACGCGCTCGAAGCCGGCGAGTACGACGCGCGCGCTGTAACGGATTCACAGAGCCTCGACCTCGGCGACCCGGACGTCATCGTGGACGCCGTGCTCGGCACGGGCGTCTCGGGCGCGCCCCGGGAACCCGAGGCGACGGCAATCGAGGCCGTCAACGACGCGGACGCGGCGGTCGTCGCCGTCGACGTGCCCTCCGGGATGGACGCCGACACCGGCGAGACGCCGGGCGTCGCGGTGGACGCCGACCGCGTCGTGACGTTCCACGACACCAAGCCCGCGCTCGCCGACCGCGACGACGTGACCGTCGCGGACATCGGCATCCCCGAGGCCGCCGAACTGTTCGTCGGCCCCGGCGACCTGCTCCAGTTGGAGCGCGACCCGCACGCCCACAAGGGCGACTTCGGGCGCGTGCTCGTGGTCGGCGGCGGCCCCTACACCGGCGCCCCAGCGCTCTCTGCGCAGGCCGCGCTCCGGGCGGGCGCCGACCTCGCGTACCTCGCGGTGCCCGACGAGGTCGCCGACCCGATTCGCGGGTACAGCGAGAACCTCATCGTGGACTCGCTGGTCGGCACTAGACTCGTCCCCGAGCACGTCCCGGAACTGCTCGCGCGCGCCGAGGACGTTGACGTTGTCGTGCTCGGCCCGGGTCTCGGCGACGCCGACGGCACGCTCACCGCGGTCCGCGAGTTCCTCGCCGACTACGACGGGAAGGCGGTCGTGGACGCCGACGCCCTGCAGGTCGTCCCCGGCGTGGAGACGGACGCCGACCTCGTCTGCACGCCCCACCAGGGCGAACTCGCGGACATGGGCGGCCCGAAGGCCGACGATTGGGAGGAGCGCGCCGACGCCGTCGAATCGTTCGCCGCCGAACTCGGCCACACCTTGCTCGTGAAGGGCGCGTACGACGTGGTTTCGGACGGCGAGACGACGCGCGCGAACCGAACGGGGAACCCCGGAATGACGGTCGGCGGCACCGGCGACGTGCTCGCCGGCGCGACGGGCGCGCTGTTCTCGACGCTCGACGCGGTGGACGCGGCGGGCGTCGGCGCCTACGCGAACGGCGCGGCGGGCGACCGCGTGGTCGACGAACAGAGGTACGGCCTGCTCGCGACGGACCTGCTGGACGCGCTCCCGCGGGCGCTGTGGGGTGAGGAAAGTGACTGACGGCGAGTCGGGTGCGGCCGACGACCTCACGCACACGACCGACGACGGCGACGTGCAGATGGTGGACGTGGGCGACAAGCCCGACACGGCCCGCCGGGCGGTCGCACGGGGCGAGATTCACCTCGCCGAGCCGACCGTGGACGCGATTCGCGGCGACGAAATCGGGAAGGGCGACGTGCTCGCGACGGCGCGCGTCGGCGCGGTGCAGGCCGTCAAGCACACGTGGGAGACGATTCCGATGTGCCACCAGATTCCAATCACGAACGTCGCGACTGACTTCGACGTGCGCGAGGACCGCGTGGTGCTGGAGGTCGCCGTCGAGACGACCGGGAAGACCGGCTGCGAGATGGAGGCCTTAGAGGGCGTCACTACTGGGCTGAACGTCGTCTGGGACATGGTGAAGGCGGCGGAGAAAGACGACGAGGGGCAGTACCCGGGGACGCGAATCGAGGGCGTCGAGGTCGTGGCGAAGGAGAAGCGCCGACTGGACTGAGCCGCGCTCGGTCGGGCCCGCGTCGCGAATCGCCAGACTGCTGCTCGAAGGGTCGTCTTTCCCGGCCGTGGCGCGACGCGCCCCACGACGGGAGTCCGGTACGCTCACCGTTCCGGGAAGCGTGCCCGCCCTTACTGATTCGCGCCCCGTGGTAAGCCAACCGACCAGTCTATTCTACAACAAATAACGAAGAGCACAGGCGTCGTCTGTCGATTCGTATGCAACTCGAACTGTCACGGACACTAACGGCGGTGCTACTCGCCGCACTCGTCGCGGGAGCAGTCGCCACGACGGGAGCGCTCGCCGCGAGCGCCGCCGAAACCGCCGAAAACCCACAGAACGTAGCCTACCTCAACGTCGCGCACGCGTCGCCCGACGCACCGGCCGTCGACGTGTACGTCGACAACGAGACCGCACTCGAGGACTTCGCGTTCGGCGACGTCAGCGACTACCTCGAACTGGACGCCGGTGCGCACACCGTCGCCATCACCGTCGCCGACGACCGCAGCGCAGTCGTCTTCGAGGGGAACCTGACGCTCGAACGCGGCACCGCCACCACCGTCGCGGCCGCCGGCGAGGTGAGCGAGAACGGCACGACCGCGTTCGCGCCGCGTGTCTTCCCGAACGACGCGCTGACGCCAGACAACGACTACGCGGCCGTCCGCGTCGCCCACCTCTCGCCCGACGCCCCCACGGTCGACGTGACCGCCGAGGACGGCGACGTGGTGCTCGCCGAGAACGTCAGCTTCGGGAACGCCTCGGCGTACGTGACGGTGCCCGCCGGCGACTACGAGGTCGAGATCCGCGCGGACACCCCGAACGCCGACGGGCCCGTGGTCGCGACCGTGGACGTCTCGCTAGACGACGAAGAAGCCTACACCGCGTGGGCGGTCGGATACGCGTCGCCCGACGATGCGCCCGCAGACACGCCGTTCGAGGTCATCCTGACCGAGGACGCGTCCGTGACCGTCGAACTGCCGTAACTTCGAGAGGACTCGGACACGCGACCGGGGCTGCGTTCGCGGCTACGCTTCCGCGACCAGTTCACTCGCTTTCGCGTGGGAGCGCTCGACAATCGTCGGGCGCGCCTCGAAGTCGATGACGACCTCCTCGTCGCCGTAGTTCACGTCCCGCACGTAGGCGTGGTCGTGGACCCACGACA
The nucleotide sequence above comes from Halobacterium litoreum. Encoded proteins:
- a CDS encoding DNA-3-methyladenine glycosylase family protein gives rise to the protein MERGAIPVDDVPGAVDLQSTLESGQTYLWWRPDGATYETDGAYGGDAWYRTVVGDDVVEARQTEDAIEWRATTDAADLVRDLLGLRDDLREIRRAATEDDLAQAAWDAYDGLRIVRDPFFGCLISFICSAQMRVERIFAMQESLRAEYGDPIDFDGETVYGFPRPETLAEATEDDLRDLKLGYRAPYVQRTAEMVASGELTEEDVRGRAYELAREKLTGFVGVGDKVADCVLLFSLGYLEAVPLDTWMQTAIEDHYPDCDRGNYADTSRAFRERLGPYAGYTQTYLFHYLRSGGE
- a CDS encoding UPF0058 family protein, with translation MKKQELIHLHGLLAEVGNYYEQRENEDIPLDEYEELGVRPTSIHKSKTDHKAAVFALAGGITSTMHGEETEDAVPASAD
- a CDS encoding NAD(P)H-hydrate dehydratase, translated to MITSDRMAAVDRNAEAVGVPRKQLMESSGNAVAREVREVADAGASVAIVAGRGNNGGDAFVAARFLDDYDATVHLLGRPESIATDISRENWDALEAGEYDARAVTDSQSLDLGDPDVIVDAVLGTGVSGAPREPEATAIEAVNDADAAVVAVDVPSGMDADTGETPGVAVDADRVVTFHDTKPALADRDDVTVADIGIPEAAELFVGPGDLLQLERDPHAHKGDFGRVLVVGGGPYTGAPALSAQAALRAGADLAYLAVPDEVADPIRGYSENLIVDSLVGTRLVPEHVPELLARAEDVDVVVLGPGLGDADGTLTAVREFLADYDGKAVVDADALQVVPGVETDADLVCTPHQGELADMGGPKADDWEERADAVESFAAELGHTLLVKGAYDVVSDGETTRANRTGNPGMTVGGTGDVLAGATGALFSTLDAVDAAGVGAYANGAAGDRVVDEQRYGLLATDLLDALPRALWGEESD
- a CDS encoding DUF4397 domain-containing protein — encoded protein: MQLELSRTLTAVLLAALVAGAVATTGALAASAAETAENPQNVAYLNVAHASPDAPAVDVYVDNETALEDFAFGDVSDYLELDAGAHTVAITVADDRSAVVFEGNLTLERGTATTVAAAGEVSENGTTAFAPRVFPNDALTPDNDYAAVRVAHLSPDAPTVDVTAEDGDVVLAENVSFGNASAYVTVPAGDYEVEIRADTPNADGPVVATVDVSLDDEEAYTAWAVGYASPDDAPADTPFEVILTEDASVTVELP
- a CDS encoding DUF7836 family putative zinc-binding protein, whose translation is MAHEAYVQLTCPECQKHWESTPSDLPKHDQNFSCPNCHATRRTAEFMRTDRDLENLKNLQ
- a CDS encoding DUF357 domain-containing protein, whose amino-acid sequence is MPADLHEKMDRYEGLLAEALAEAEPVAPEGTPLDDAAAEYEEMARSYLDDGRHFKEHDDPVNALAAFSYGHAWLDAGARIGLFDVPESGHLFTV
- a CDS encoding phosphoribosyltransferase, coding for MFDDREAAGRELAALLAERGVAPDVVLAVPRGGLPVGRMVADRFDVPLDVVAAKKLGAPGNPELAIGAAASDGTVWVNDDLVARLGVDSDYLAAERERAAETAREKVDAYRADRPPLDLVGLTVAVVDDGVATGATTRACIESVRAMGAARVVLGVPVGPQDTLDELAGVADSVVCVETPGWFGAVGQAYRDFSQVSDADAMAYLDDGE
- the moaC gene encoding cyclic pyranopterin monophosphate synthase MoaC, which gives rise to MTDGESGAADDLTHTTDDGDVQMVDVGDKPDTARRAVARGEIHLAEPTVDAIRGDEIGKGDVLATARVGAVQAVKHTWETIPMCHQIPITNVATDFDVREDRVVLEVAVETTGKTGCEMEALEGVTTGLNVVWDMVKAAEKDDEGQYPGTRIEGVEVVAKEKRRLD
- a CDS encoding DUF7282 domain-containing protein codes for the protein MRQRIQALALALVVVASAFAVGPTTAAADGAATSNHASVTFDAQTSGGYTVTVDSVTLEDGGFVTIHDASVTEGDVLASVVGSSDYLEAGTHENVTVRLDQPVSEDATLVAMPHKDTDGDRVYEFVSTSGGADGPYTADGSAVVDTADVTVSASVSMSDQPTDGNTIVLDRVELSESGFVAVHDSTVLDGAVFDSVVGHSEYLEAGVHENVRVTLDEEVGNETLIPMSHMDTNDDQSYSFVESDGANDGPFTNMAGDAVVTTASVTAAQEASATFDAQTSGGNAVVVDSVFVPEGGFVTMHDATVTEGAVFDSVRGTSDYLEPGLHRNVVVRLDSPLNETGALVAMPHMDTDGDQTYDFVSSEGGDDGPYTADGGAVVDSGEVTVSASVAYDTQESDGNTVTIDRVDLSEPGFVAIHDPSVGAGEVFDSVLGHSAYLEAGVHTDVTVTLDEAANESQTLVAMPHMDTDGDGNYTFVESEGGADGPFTANGGAVVDAGNTIVTANVVASNQDSDGTTVTVDSVTLADGGFVTIHDASVTEGEVFESVRGTSDYLAPGTHENVTIELDSALSGDATVVPMAHMDTDGDQTYDFVSSDGADDGPYTAAGSPVVTTAMLDLPATASVTFDDQSSMSDRVTVQEATLSEGGFVVIHASDDGAPGEVLGHTAYLEAGTHEDLDIQLMSEISGETELIAMAHVDSDGDRTYEFPDADGPYTMDGSAVVDAGTVSVGSMDTTEMTETTEMMDETTADDDESGGDTPGFGVAVALVAVLGAALLALRE
- a CDS encoding translation initiation factor IF-2 subunit beta yields the protein MDYEEQLDRAMDQKPDIAGSESRFEVPEPNVRKEGNVTVYENFQSTLDRLGREQDHVLKFIQNELGTSAQIDESGRARLTGEFDGDRVEAVLDEYVETYVTCPECGLPDTNLVTEDDTERLHCEACGARSAV
- a CDS encoding acylphosphatase, with amino-acid sequence MADDTRAHVFVSGKVQGVYYRANTRDAAEEHGVEGWVRNLRDGRVEAVFEGAEDAVESMVEWCHEGSPAARVEGVDVEYGDPEGVEGFEVRR
- a CDS encoding ArsR/SmtB family transcription factor, whose translation is MEAALWYVLTGTRGGPNRVRLLRAVNERPRNANQLAEDLDLDYKTVRHHLEVLVDNDIVESSGDDYGAVYLPTDRARTHWETVEDIIEEVD
- a CDS encoding DUF555 domain-containing protein, which codes for MDCRVVVEAAVPVYDVQSADEAVRIAISKTGEMLNPDLNYVEIDMGERSCPHCGDDLQPAFVAADESLVALELEMTVFNVEREEHASRIARKEIGKRLENIPLEVLSVEVVEEESGGDEDGEAVGDGGFDDGASA
- a CDS encoding FAD-dependent oxidoreductase, encoding MSETPRVEIYTKTNCTYCEKAKDLFDAKGVDYETYNVTGDEELFAEMKERANGRETAPEVFIDDEFIGGWDDTHELDQTGELDEKLGLVTDGGEPDDVVEHRELVVVGTGIAALTAGIYAARSNNDPLLFEGDEPGGQLTLTTEVENYPGFPEGLSGPELINNMKEQAKRFGAEVEHGVVEHVDESQRPFRVELANGDVYTADAVIAASGASARTLGIPGEDELMGYGVSTCATCDGAFFRGEDMVVVGGGDAAAEEADFLTKFADTVYLVHRRDELRAEDYWADRIQQKVEDGDIEVLWNTEATEVHGTAEDGVDHVSLVRHPEGHPTAKLDDEDTEEFTLDVGAFFVAIGHTPNTGYLEDTGVELDDDGYIITHGGRGGDQTATDVEGIFGAGDVVDYHYQQAVTAAGMGSKAAIDADEYLGSEAATAADEGGETAAADD